The DNA sequence TCTAGAGCTGGAATTATTCCTTCGGTTTTTGATAGAATATCAAAAGCTTCTAAGGCTTCTTTATCTTTTACTGCTGTAAACTCTACAATCCCTTCTTCTTTTAGATAAGCATGTTCTGGCCCTACCCCAGGATAATCCAAACCAGGAGCAATTGAGTGAGTTTCCATTATTTGTCCGTCTTTATTTTGTAGGAGATAACTCATAGCTCCGTGAAGGGTTCCAATTCCTCCTTTGCATAGACTTGCCGCGTGTTTTTTTGTATCAAGCCCAAGCCCAGCTGCTTCGACTCCAATCATTTTAATTTTTTCTCCTATAAAGGGATAAAAAATTCCTATGGCATTACTCCCTCCACCTACGCAAGCTATGATTAAATCTGGGAGTCTATTTTCTTTTTCTAAAATTTGTGACTTTGTTTCTTTTCCTATCACAGATTGAAAATCTCTTACCATCATTGGATAAGGATGAGGCCCTACCACAGAACCAATACAATAGTGAGTTGTTTCTACATTAGTAACCCAATCTCTTATAGCTTCATTTATTGCATCTTTAAGAGTTTTCGAACCTGAGTCCACTGGAATTACTTCTGCTCCAAGAAGTTTCATTCTAAAAACATTCATTTTTTGTCTTTTTATATCCTTTGTTCCCATATAAACGTGGCACTCTAAACCCAAAAGGGCGCAAGCTGTTGCAGTTGCTACTCCATGTTGACCTGCCCCAGTTTCAGCAATTACCCTTTCTTTTCCCATTTTTTTTGCTAAGAGAGCCTGACCCAAGGTATTATTTATTTTATGAGCCCCTGTGTGCATCATATCTTCTCTTTTTAGATATATTTTTGCTCCGCCTACTTTTTGGGTAAGCCTTTCTGCGAAGTATAAAGGAGATGGCCTCCCAGCGTATTCCTTTAAATAGTAATTTAACTCATCATTAAAATTTTTGTCTTCTTTAAGAGATTTATATGCTTTTTCTAATTCAGAGACTGCATTCATTAAAACTTCAGGGATAAACTTCCCTCCAAATCTTCCAAAATATCCTCTTTCATCGGGTAAATTATAATTCATTTTTACTTTCCTTTAATAGATAATTAAGAGCAAGGATATATCCATACCAACCAAGGCCACTGATTTGTCCTTTACATACAGGAGCAATCATACTTGTGTGTCTAAATTCTTCTCTACCGTATATATTACTTAAATGGACCTCTACTGTTGGGATTTCCATAGCTTCAATTGCATCTCTAATCGCAATTGAGGTGTGAGTATAACCACCCGGATTTATAACTATTCCTGAATATCCTTTTGCCTTATGGATAAATTCCACAATTTCTCCTTCGCTATTTGACTGCTTTATTTCTACCTCAATTTTATTTTCTTTAGCAAATTTTTTTATCTCTTCATTTATTTTTTCGAGATTCATTTTTCCATAAATTTCCGGTTTTCTTTTGCCTAAAAGATTAAGGTTTGGTCCATGAATTACAAGAAATTTTTGCATTCTACCTCCTTAAAAATTATTTTACCTATTCCTTTTGGAACTGGTAATCTTATTTTTCCATTTCTCACTTTTTTGTCTTGTGCTACAAATTTTCTCATCTCTTTATAATTTATATTATCTGGAAGTGATGTTGGCAACTGGTATTTTGAGACTAATTCTTGGATTCTCAAAAAATCTCTTTCTCGGAGTATTTTTTCTTTTAGGGCTAATTTTGCCTCTTCCACCATTCCAATTGCAATCGCTTCTCCATGAGTATATTTAGAATAATTTGTTAAAGTTTCTATAATATGACCTATTGTATGACCATAATTTAGAATTTCTCTTTTCCCTTTTTCTTCCTTTTCGTCTTTTTCTACAACTTCTTTTTTAATCTTGATGCATCTTGTTACGATTTCTAATAGGGTTGGGATGTCTCTATTTAAGATTTCTTTTTGTTTCTCCTCCAAGAGATAGAAAAGCTTTGCGTCTTTTATTATTCCGTATTTTATCACTTCCGCCAGGCCGTTTCTGAATTCTTTCTCAGGAAGAGATAAGAGTTTTTTAATATCAACAATAACTTTCTCAGGCTGATAAAATGTTCCAATCATATTCTTCCCAAGAGGATGGTCCACGCCGGTTTTCCCACCAATTGAAGAATCTACTTGGGCAATTAAGGTAGTCGGAATGTGAAAAATAGGGATTCCTCTTTTAAATGTAGAAGCCACAAAAGCTCCCAAGTCACCAATTACCCCTCCTCCGAGAGCCAAGATGGTTCCGGATCTATCCATTTTTTCTTTAAGAAGAAAATCATAAACATCTTTTACAGTGTCAAGAGTTTTGTATTTTTCGCCACTGGGAATTGTGAATATTAAAGAATTTAATCCTTTTTTTCTCAATATATTTTCTATTTCATAGTAATATAATGAACTAATTAATGGGTTTGATATTACCACTACTTTATTAGTAGGACTTATGTTTAAATAATCTTTTTCAAAAAGATCATATCCAATGATAATCGGATAAGTTTTAGAACTTGTTTTTATTTTGATTATTTTAAAGAGATTTTTCCCCCACTTTTTTTCAATTTTTAGTTCTTCTATTATTTTTCTTGCTACTTCTTCTTTTGTAATTGAAGAGGTATCAATTTTTTTATCTGCGAATTCATATATTCCTTTTTTCATCCTTTCGTTATAGATTTTTTCAATGTTATCTTTATTTTTTATTAAGGGTCTTGTTTCATCATTCTTTAATCTTTCTTTAATAGCGGGAAGAGTAGCATAAAGATAAACCACCTTTCCAATCTTAGAAAGGAGTTCCCTATTTTCTTTGTCTTTTACTACACCCCCTCCTGTAGCAATCACTGTATTTTTTATATTTTTTATTTCCTGGAGTGTCTGTTTCTCAATCTTTCTAAAGTATTTTTCTCCAGACTCTTCAAATATTCTATTTATAGATCTTTTTTCTTTAAAAGTTATATAATCATCCATTGAAAAAAAACAGAGATTAGTCCTCTTTGAGAGCTCTTTGCCTACAGAATCTTTACCTGAGCCCATAAACCCAATTAGAATTATATTGTTAGACACTTTTAATCCTCTTTATATAGAAATTGTAATTTGCTTTAATGTCTTCCATGCAATCTCCGCCAAATTTTTCCAGAAAGGCGTCGGTTAGGATATATGCAAGAACGCTCTCTCCAATAACTCCAGCTGCAGGAACAATGCAAGTATCAGCTCTTTCTTTTTGGGCAAAGGTTTGTTTTTTTGTAATGAGGTCTACAGAGCGGAGGGGTTGAGATAGAGTTGGAATTGGTTTCATAAATATTCTCACTATGATGTCTTCTCCATTACTCATTCCCCCTTCAATACCTCCAGCTCTATTTGTAAGTCTATAGAATCCCTTTTTCTTATCATAAAATATTTCATCATGGACTTCAGAACCAAACATTTCTGTATTTTGAATTCCTTCTCCAATTTCAACAGCTTTTACAGAAGGTATTGACATCATTCCTCCTGCAATTTTTGTATCAAGCCTTCGATCAAAATGAGTATAACTTCCTATTCCAGGGCAAACTCCTTTTGCGATTATTTCACTTACCCCACCAAGAGAGTTTCCATTTTTTCTTGCTTCATCAATTAGTTCCATCATCTCTTTCTCTCTTTCGGGATCTCTACATCTTAGAGGAGTATTTTCTATTTCTTCAAAACTCCTTTTGTTTTCCTTTATTTTTATTTTTCCAATTGAAATGGTATGGGAATAAATTTTTACTCCAAATTCTCTTAAAAAGGTTTTAAATATTGCTCCTGCAGCTACTCTTCCAGAAGTTTCTCTTGCAGAGGCTCTTTCTAAGATGTCTCTTATATCCTCTCTATTATATTTTAAAGTTCCTGATAAGTCGGCATGTCCTGGACGAGGAGAAGTTACTTTCTCTACATTCTTTTCTCCTTCTATTCTCATTATATCTTTCCAGTTTTCAAAATCTCTATTTTGAATTAAAAAAGTTATTGGAGAACCTATTGTTTCTCCGAATCTTATTCCAGATAAAATTTCGATTTCATCTTTTTCAATTTTCATTCTATTCCCACGTCCATATCCTTTTTGTCGCCTTGAGAGTTCTTCATTCAAAAAGTCAAGATCTATTTTTAATCCTGCCGGTAGCCCTTCTATTATTACAGTCAGACTTTTACCGTGTGATTCACCAGAGGTTAATAATCTAATCATTTTTTGAATCCTGCAGCCTTTTTCATTACTTCTATGGGTGCTTTTTTACCTGTCCATATTGTAAAAGCACGAGCACCTTGTAAGACAAGCATTAAAGAACCATCCACTACTTTGATCCCCTTTTTTTGCTTCATTTTAAATTTATAGTTTATGTCGTAGTAAGTAGAACCTTCTTTAAGTAAATTTAAAATTTTATCCTGTAAATCTATTGGGGTTGCGTTAAAAATTATATCCATTTCCGGAATTAGTTTTCTAACATTCTTAAGGAGAATGAACTCGGCGTTATAAATCTTGGCAAGTTTTTTAGCTTTTTCTGAAATTTTATCAGTAATAAAAAATTGGGAAGGCTCTTTTTTGTTTATTATATAAGAACAAGCATATCCTACTCCACCTGCTCCAATTAGCATAACTTTTTTATTCTTAAGATTAATTTTATAATGAGAAAGAGACTGGTTAAATCCGTAGACATCTGTATTGAATCCTTTCAGTTTCCCTTCTTTTATAAGGACAGTGTTTACAGCATCTATTGTTTTTGCTTCTTGAGAGATTTCATCAAGATATTGAATTATTTCTTTTTTATAAGGAATTGTAACATTGAAACCTCTAAAGCCAAGAGCGCGAAATCCATAAATGGCTTCTTTTAACTTTTCTTTTTTAATTGGAAAACTAAGATAAATTCCCTCAATATTAAGGGCTTTAAATGCGGCGTTATGCATATGGGGTGATAATGTTATTTTTAGAGGATAGCCTATTATTCCTGTAATTAACAAGTTCTCACCTCCTCAATGAATTTTTTAACTTTTTCTTTATCTTTTTTACCCTCTATTTTTTCAACTCCTGTAGATACATCAACACCATAAGGAGAAAGCATTTTTATTACAATTTTGACATTTTCAGGGGAAAGACCTCCGGCAATTATTAGAGTTTTTTTAATTCCTCTTGCAATTTCCCAATTGAATGTTTTTCCGCTTCCTTTTCCTGGATCGAGAATATATGCTGAGACAGAATATGGTTCCATTTTTTTTATGAGATTTTCTTTTGAATCAAAAGGAGAGATAGAGATTCGCTTTATAACTTTTCTATTCACTTTATTACAATACTCTGGAGATTCATCACCATGTAATTGAACCACATCTAAAGGGACAAATTCCGCTATTTCGTTAACTTCTGAAAGAGGAGCATCCATAAAAACTCCAACTACTGTAATAAATGGGGGAAGTTTTTTTACTATCTCTTTGGCCTTTTGTGGTGTGATTCTTCTTTTCGATTCTGCGAAGACAAAACCTATTGCGTCTGCTCCAAGTTCTGAAACCATTAGGGCGTCTTCCTCGTTTGTAATTCCGCAAATTTTTAGTTTTGTTCTTCTTGTAGCCATTTTTTTCCTTCTTCCATTACATTAATAAAATTTTTCTTTTTACCATCTTTCACTGATTTTATTACATATCTAAGAGCACTCTCTAAGTTTTTATATAATTTATTCTTAAAAGGATTGAATTTCTGGATCGCATAATATAAATAAGGATTTTCTGTGATAACGTCTTTTGTTGTCTTTAATTGAGAATTAAAAGTTGTGCTTGCCATTTCCTTTAATTCTTCATACTTATACTCTCCATTCATTAAAGCTTTCATAAATATTATGTTAATTACATGGGATAAACCAAGGATATAGGAAATTTTTTTGTCGTGTTCTTCAAGGGAAGTTTCTATAATTGATACGCTTGTATCTTTAAAGAATTTTTTTACTTTTTCATCTGCAAAATTATTTCCACAATTACAGATGCAGATTATTCTATCAGAAAGGGTGCTTACTTTTGGTCCAAACATAGGATGAATGCTTGTGTAGGCTATTTTGTGTTTAATGGCTTTTTTGATTGCAGATTTTAAAGGGCTTTTTAAACTTGCTATATCAAAGACGATCCCTTTGAAATTCAATTTGATTATCTTCTCGATAATTTCTGGCATAACTTCAAAAGGAGTGGCTATTAAAATACAGGTTGCTTTATTAATTGCATCTTCCAAATTGTCAAAGCATTTAAAATCTTTTGATTTCCCTTTTGTATCATAAATTAGCACATGATGCCCTTGATTCGTGAAAAAGTTTGCGAACCATCTTCCCATTTCTCCAAGTCCACCAATGATTAGAATGTCTTCTTTATCTCCTGTGTATGAAGGGGATTGTAGTTT is a window from the candidate division WOR-3 bacterium genome containing:
- the trpB gene encoding tryptophan synthase subunit beta, producing MNYNLPDERGYFGRFGGKFIPEVLMNAVSELEKAYKSLKEDKNFNDELNYYLKEYAGRPSPLYFAERLTQKVGGAKIYLKREDMMHTGAHKINNTLGQALLAKKMGKERVIAETGAGQHGVATATACALLGLECHVYMGTKDIKRQKMNVFRMKLLGAEVIPVDSGSKTLKDAINEAIRDWVTNVETTHYCIGSVVGPHPYPMMVRDFQSVIGKETKSQILEKENRLPDLIIACVGGGSNAIGIFYPFIGEKIKMIGVEAAGLGLDTKKHAASLCKGGIGTLHGAMSYLLQNKDGQIMETHSIAPGLDYPGVGPEHAYLKEEGIVEFTAVKDKEALEAFDILSKTEGIIPALESSHALAYAIKIGKNIPKDKIIIVNLSGRGDKDLEIVEGLL
- the aroQ gene encoding type II 3-dehydroquinate dehydratase — its product is MQKFLVIHGPNLNLLGKRKPEIYGKMNLEKINEEIKKFAKENKIEVEIKQSNSEGEIVEFIHKAKGYSGIVINPGGYTHTSIAIRDAIEAMEIPTVEVHLSNIYGREEFRHTSMIAPVCKGQISGLGWYGYILALNYLLKESKNEL
- the aroB gene encoding 3-dehydroquinate synthase; its protein translation is MSNNIILIGFMGSGKDSVGKELSKRTNLCFFSMDDYITFKEKRSINRIFEESGEKYFRKIEKQTLQEIKNIKNTVIATGGGVVKDKENRELLSKIGKVVYLYATLPAIKERLKNDETRPLIKNKDNIEKIYNERMKKGIYEFADKKIDTSSITKEEVARKIIEELKIEKKWGKNLFKIIKIKTSSKTYPIIIGYDLFEKDYLNISPTNKVVVISNPLISSLYYYEIENILRKKGLNSLIFTIPSGEKYKTLDTVKDVYDFLLKEKMDRSGTILALGGGVIGDLGAFVASTFKRGIPIFHIPTTLIAQVDSSIGGKTGVDHPLGKNMIGTFYQPEKVIVDIKKLLSLPEKEFRNGLAEVIKYGIIKDAKLFYLLEEKQKEILNRDIPTLLEIVTRCIKIKKEVVEKDEKEEKGKREILNYGHTIGHIIETLTNYSKYTHGEAIAIGMVEEAKLALKEKILRERDFLRIQELVSKYQLPTSLPDNINYKEMRKFVAQDKKVRNGKIRLPVPKGIGKIIFKEVECKNFL
- the aroC gene encoding chorismate synthase; translation: MIRLLTSGESHGKSLTVIIEGLPAGLKIDLDFLNEELSRRQKGYGRGNRMKIEKDEIEILSGIRFGETIGSPITFLIQNRDFENWKDIMRIEGEKNVEKVTSPRPGHADLSGTLKYNREDIRDILERASARETSGRVAAGAIFKTFLREFGVKIYSHTISIGKIKIKENKRSFEEIENTPLRCRDPEREKEMMELIDEARKNGNSLGGVSEIIAKGVCPGIGSYTHFDRRLDTKIAGGMMSIPSVKAVEIGEGIQNTEMFGSEVHDEIFYDKKKGFYRLTNRAGGIEGGMSNGEDIIVRIFMKPIPTLSQPLRSVDLITKKQTFAQKERADTCIVPAAGVIGESVLAYILTDAFLEKFGGDCMEDIKANYNFYIKRIKSV
- the aroE gene encoding shikimate dehydrogenase; amino-acid sequence: MLITGIIGYPLKITLSPHMHNAAFKALNIEGIYLSFPIKKEKLKEAIYGFRALGFRGFNVTIPYKKEIIQYLDEISQEAKTIDAVNTVLIKEGKLKGFNTDVYGFNQSLSHYKINLKNKKVMLIGAGGVGYACSYIINKKEPSQFFITDKISEKAKKLAKIYNAEFILLKNVRKLIPEMDIIFNATPIDLQDKILNLLKEGSTYYDINYKFKMKQKKGIKVVDGSLMLVLQGARAFTIWTGKKAPIEVMKKAAGFKK
- a CDS encoding phosphoribosylanthranilate isomerase, with protein sequence MATRRTKLKICGITNEEDALMVSELGADAIGFVFAESKRRITPQKAKEIVKKLPPFITVVGVFMDAPLSEVNEIAEFVPLDVVQLHGDESPEYCNKVNRKVIKRISISPFDSKENLIKKMEPYSVSAYILDPGKGSGKTFNWEIARGIKKTLIIAGGLSPENVKIVIKMLSPYGVDVSTGVEKIEGKKDKEKVKKFIEEVRTC
- a CDS encoding bifunctional chorismate mutase/prephenate dehydrogenase, which gives rise to MEEIEKLRKEVKKVDREIIKLIGKRLSITKEIGKRKKEKGIPLRDWKVEKEVIKNALQAASKEKLSKDLVKAIMQHIITESKLQQEKLQSPSYTGDKEDILIIGGLGEMGRWFANFFTNQGHHVLIYDTKGKSKDFKCFDNLEDAINKATCILIATPFEVMPEIIEKIIKLNFKGIVFDIASLKSPLKSAIKKAIKHKIAYTSIHPMFGPKVSTLSDRIICICNCGNNFADEKVKKFFKDTSVSIIETSLEEHDKKISYILGLSHVINIIFMKALMNGEYKYEELKEMASTTFNSQLKTTKDVITENPYLYYAIQKFNPFKNKLYKNLESALRYVIKSVKDGKKKNFINVMEEGKKWLQEEQN